In Oleiharenicola lentus, the following are encoded in one genomic region:
- a CDS encoding ABC transporter ATP-binding protein: MPLLTVQNLSKAYGPHRVVDVPAFALEAGAQVALRGESGSGKTTFLHLIAGILAPDAGRIELAGREVAALGEAARDRLRAETIGYIFQTFNLLQGHTVLENVELGMAFGRGVDRAHAEALLKRVGLGDKLGHYPRQLSTGQQQRVAVARALANRPKLVLADEPTGNLDTRNSREALALIREVCRENGAALLLVSHDEGVLGQFEQVQDFAALNQASVP; the protein is encoded by the coding sequence ATGCCGCTCCTGACCGTGCAGAATCTCTCGAAGGCCTACGGCCCGCACCGCGTGGTGGACGTGCCGGCATTCGCGCTGGAGGCGGGTGCCCAGGTGGCGCTGCGCGGGGAAAGCGGCTCGGGCAAGACGACCTTCCTGCACCTGATCGCCGGGATTCTCGCGCCGGATGCCGGGCGGATCGAACTGGCCGGCCGCGAGGTCGCCGCGCTGGGCGAAGCCGCGCGCGACCGGCTGCGCGCCGAGACCATCGGCTACATTTTCCAGACCTTCAACCTGCTCCAGGGCCACACCGTGCTGGAGAACGTGGAGCTCGGGATGGCGTTCGGGCGCGGCGTGGACCGCGCCCATGCCGAGGCCCTGCTGAAACGCGTCGGCCTGGGCGACAAGCTCGGCCACTACCCGCGCCAGCTCTCGACCGGCCAGCAGCAGCGCGTGGCCGTGGCCCGGGCCCTCGCCAACCGGCCCAAGCTCGTGCTGGCCGACGAACCCACCGGCAACCTCGACACCCGCAACAGTCGCGAGGCGCTCGCGCTCATCCGCGAGGTCTGCCGCGAGAATGGGGCCGCGCTCCTCCTCGTGAGTCACGACGAGGGCGTGTTGGGGCAGTTCGAGCAGGTGCAGGATTTCGCGGCGCTCAACCAAGCTTCGGTCCCATGA
- a CDS encoding DUF4336 domain-containing protein translates to MPLLQPLHADLWVHRVPYWAMGMPLGRQLVVVRLPGGGLWIHSPVPVTPELRAELAALGEVRHVVGPNLWHDECLREFQANYPSALFHAAPGLAAQKKDVRFGAELSDAPHPDWAGVLEQHLVRGMPKVNEVVFFHPASRSLIIADLAFNLGPEGPWWFALMMCAYGAWNRFGPTPLEKWLMKDKAAVRASLDRILQWDFDRIIVGHGHNVEAGGNRVFREAYAFLQG, encoded by the coding sequence ATGCCGCTGCTGCAACCGCTCCACGCTGATCTCTGGGTTCACCGCGTGCCCTATTGGGCGATGGGGATGCCGCTGGGCCGGCAACTCGTGGTGGTGCGGCTGCCCGGCGGCGGGTTGTGGATCCACTCGCCGGTGCCGGTGACGCCGGAGCTGCGGGCGGAACTCGCCGCACTGGGCGAGGTGCGGCACGTGGTCGGGCCGAACCTTTGGCACGACGAGTGCCTGCGCGAATTTCAAGCCAACTACCCGTCCGCACTCTTTCACGCGGCGCCCGGTCTCGCCGCGCAGAAGAAGGACGTGCGTTTTGGCGCCGAGTTGTCCGACGCGCCGCACCCGGACTGGGCCGGCGTGCTGGAGCAACACCTCGTGCGCGGCATGCCGAAGGTGAACGAGGTCGTGTTCTTTCACCCGGCCTCGCGCAGCCTCATCATCGCCGACCTCGCGTTCAACCTCGGTCCCGAGGGCCCGTGGTGGTTCGCCCTCATGATGTGCGCCTATGGCGCGTGGAACCGCTTCGGCCCGACGCCGCTCGAAAAGTGGCTGATGAAGGACAAGGCGGCGGTGCGCGCCTCGCTCGACCGCATCCTGCAATGGGATTTCGACCGGATCATCGTCGGCCACGGCCACAACGTGGAGGCGGGTGGCAACCGCGTCTTCCGCGAGGCCTATGCGTTTTTGCAGGGGTGA
- a CDS encoding class I SAM-dependent methyltransferase, with translation MSATTQPRPFDAQHAANYDDRWAPLAPLRDSLHLQMRFILQELPAAARVLCVGVGTGAELLALARFFPGWRFTAVEPAAPMLEVCCRKAAEAGIAERCVFHAGYLHELPPTEPFDAATTILVSQFITDRPGRTDFFRAIARRLRPDGLLLTADLTTAPAGQHESLLGVWSQMMRHIGAGEAQIEAMLASYGREVALLPAAEMEELLTEAGFVRPVRFSQSLLMQAWFARLASGFPSCA, from the coding sequence ATGTCCGCAACCACTCAACCCCGACCCTTCGACGCGCAGCACGCGGCGAATTACGACGACCGCTGGGCGCCGCTCGCGCCGCTGCGGGACAGTCTGCACCTGCAGATGAGATTCATCCTCCAGGAGCTGCCTGCCGCGGCCCGCGTGTTGTGCGTGGGCGTCGGGACCGGGGCCGAGCTGCTCGCGCTGGCGCGCTTCTTCCCGGGCTGGCGCTTCACGGCGGTGGAGCCTGCGGCGCCGATGCTGGAGGTTTGCTGCCGCAAGGCGGCGGAAGCCGGGATCGCGGAGCGCTGCGTGTTTCATGCCGGCTACCTGCACGAGCTGCCGCCGACTGAGCCGTTTGACGCGGCCACGACGATTCTGGTTTCCCAGTTCATCACCGACCGCCCGGGCCGGACGGATTTCTTCCGCGCGATCGCGCGGCGGCTGCGACCGGACGGTCTGTTGCTCACGGCCGACCTGACCACGGCTCCGGCGGGCCAGCACGAGAGTCTGCTGGGTGTGTGGTCGCAGATGATGCGGCACATCGGCGCGGGCGAGGCCCAGATTGAGGCGATGCTCGCCAGTTACGGCCGGGAGGTGGCATTGCTGCCGGCTGCGGAAATGGAAGAGCTGCTGACCGAAGCCGGTTTTGTCCGGCCGGTGCGTTTTTCCCAGTCACTCTTGATGCAAGCCTGGTTCGCCCGGCTTGCGTCCGGGTTTCCGTCGTGTGCCTGA
- a CDS encoding TonB-dependent receptor, whose translation MHFRSLSLVSTLAFATLASAQTIPPAAASGENGHLHLDDLVVTASPLARAADEISAPTSVLAADALARRQQGTLGETLAGLPGVDSTYFGPGASRPVIRGLGGDRIRVLTGGVGTLDASVVSPDHAVSLDPLLIERVEVVRGPAALLYGGGAIGGVVNVIDGRIPEILPAGAITGRFELRGDTAADERTGAAVLTGATGKFAWRLDGFRRETKDIDIPDFAETAALLADHDEAEEGPAAFGTLPNTATETSGGSFGLSYINGKGHLGFSYSGFDSLYGVPGHEHHHEEEEAAAAEAEEEHGGVRIDLRQRRWDGHGEWLAPVGILRAAKFQLGVADYEHTELEGDEIGTRFTNDAHEGRLELLHEKIGDVEGALGWQFSRSDFEAVGDEAFMPPSVTRNQAVFVYEELVRGDWTAQFGARVERQKITPAASSGLAARSHTGETFTAGLIWRVGEGGSIAFSASANERAPNAQELYADGPHAGTGAYEVGDPTLGVEKSRGLDLSYRVRRGPVTGEVSVFLNRFDGYIYEEATGAEEDELPVYAFVQRDAKLYGAEAELVFHLHESKESIADFRLLADSVRAMNTSDNTPLPRTSPMRVGAGFDWQRGPWSASAEWRHVMKQDRLAPNETVSPSYNLVSLGAAWRFESGRAHGELFVQGRNLLDETARVHASFLKDIAPLPGRNFTAGLRFFF comes from the coding sequence ATGCATTTCCGTTCCCTTTCCCTTGTTTCAACGCTCGCCTTCGCGACTCTCGCGTCGGCCCAGACCATTCCGCCTGCCGCCGCCAGCGGCGAGAACGGCCATCTCCATCTCGACGACTTGGTCGTCACGGCCAGCCCGCTCGCCCGGGCGGCCGATGAAATCAGCGCGCCGACCAGCGTGCTCGCCGCCGACGCGCTGGCGCGGCGCCAGCAGGGCACGCTCGGCGAGACGCTCGCCGGCCTGCCCGGCGTGGATTCGACCTATTTCGGCCCCGGCGCCAGTCGTCCGGTCATCCGCGGTCTCGGTGGCGACCGCATCCGCGTGCTCACCGGCGGCGTTGGCACGCTCGACGCCTCGGTCGTGAGCCCCGATCACGCCGTGAGTCTCGATCCGTTGCTGATCGAGCGCGTCGAGGTCGTCCGCGGACCGGCCGCGCTGCTCTACGGCGGCGGCGCCATTGGCGGCGTGGTCAATGTCATCGACGGCCGTATCCCCGAGATCCTGCCCGCGGGAGCGATCACGGGGCGTTTCGAGCTGCGCGGCGACACCGCCGCCGACGAACGCACGGGCGCGGCGGTGCTCACCGGCGCGACCGGCAAGTTTGCCTGGCGCCTCGACGGTTTCCGGCGCGAGACCAAGGACATCGACATCCCGGATTTCGCCGAGACGGCGGCCCTGCTGGCGGATCATGACGAAGCAGAGGAAGGTCCGGCCGCTTTCGGGACGCTGCCCAACACCGCCACCGAGACCAGCGGCGGATCCTTCGGCCTGAGCTACATCAACGGCAAGGGGCACCTCGGTTTCAGTTACAGCGGTTTTGATTCCCTCTACGGTGTTCCCGGCCACGAGCATCACCATGAGGAAGAGGAAGCAGCGGCCGCCGAGGCCGAGGAAGAGCACGGCGGCGTGCGCATCGACCTGCGCCAGCGCCGTTGGGATGGGCACGGCGAGTGGCTGGCGCCGGTCGGCATCCTCCGGGCGGCAAAGTTCCAGCTCGGCGTGGCCGACTACGAGCACACCGAGCTCGAGGGCGACGAGATCGGCACACGTTTCACCAACGACGCGCACGAGGGCCGGCTGGAACTGCTCCACGAGAAGATCGGCGACGTCGAAGGCGCGCTCGGCTGGCAGTTCTCGCGCAGCGACTTCGAAGCCGTCGGCGACGAGGCCTTCATGCCCCCGTCCGTGACGCGCAACCAGGCTGTGTTTGTTTACGAGGAACTCGTGCGCGGCGACTGGACCGCGCAGTTCGGCGCCCGCGTCGAACGCCAGAAGATCACGCCCGCCGCCTCCTCCGGCCTCGCGGCACGGAGCCACACGGGCGAGACCTTCACCGCCGGCCTTATCTGGCGCGTCGGCGAGGGCGGCAGCATCGCCTTCTCTGCCTCGGCCAACGAGCGCGCGCCCAACGCCCAGGAACTCTACGCCGACGGTCCGCACGCCGGCACCGGCGCCTACGAGGTGGGCGATCCCACGCTCGGGGTGGAAAAGTCCCGCGGCCTTGACCTCAGCTACCGCGTCCGCCGTGGCCCCGTGACCGGCGAGGTCAGCGTGTTCCTGAACCGTTTCGACGGCTACATCTACGAGGAAGCCACCGGGGCCGAGGAGGACGAGCTGCCCGTCTATGCCTTTGTGCAGCGCGACGCCAAGCTCTACGGGGCGGAGGCCGAGTTGGTCTTCCACCTGCACGAGTCAAAGGAGTCCATCGCCGACTTTCGCCTGCTGGCCGACAGCGTGCGCGCGATGAACACCAGCGACAACACGCCGTTGCCGCGCACCAGCCCGATGCGGGTTGGCGCCGGTTTCGACTGGCAGCGCGGCCCCTGGTCCGCCTCCGCCGAGTGGCGGCACGTGATGAAGCAGGATCGCCTCGCGCCCAACGAGACCGTCTCGCCGTCCTACAACCTCGTGAGTCTCGGCGCCGCCTGGCGCTTCGAGTCCGGTCGGGCGCATGGCGAACTGTTTGTGCAGGGTCGCAACCTGCTCGACGAGACCGCCCGCGTCCACGCCTCCTTCCTTAAGGACATCGCCCCGCTGCCCGGCCGGAACTTCACGGCCGGTTTGCGGTTTTTCTTCTGA
- a CDS encoding ABC transporter permease, translated as MIWNLIYRSLRQHALSTLVTAGSIALAAGLLLTVWVVKTQSQAVFSSTTSGFDAVLGARGSKLQLVLNAIFHLEASPGNLPAADVAAISRHPAIKAAIPIAVGDNFQGWRIVGTTPAYFDVEYLPGRKYAFASGGKLFADGTREAVVGAYAAKQLGWKTGDTFQPYHGLAFDPQAQHEEVYTVVGVLAPTGTPADRVIWIPLAGVQTMGGHDPRAAADVSAVLIQLRAPTAGLMLDMMLNKQGNKMTFAYPIGAIVADLFNKISWVDKVLTLLAWLVALVASASVLVSIYNSMSARQRDIAILRALGARRRTVFGAIVGEAAVIGLLGSVTGLAVFVGFAAVVTGIIQAQTGVVLEPLKWNPVFWWGPLTFVGLCMLGGLVPAVKAYRVPVAETIAPVS; from the coding sequence ATGATTTGGAACCTCATCTACCGCAGCCTCCGCCAGCACGCGCTCTCCACGCTCGTGACGGCCGGCAGCATCGCGCTCGCGGCGGGCCTGCTGCTCACGGTGTGGGTGGTGAAGACGCAGTCGCAGGCCGTGTTCTCCTCCACGACCTCGGGCTTCGACGCCGTGCTCGGCGCGCGCGGCTCCAAGTTGCAGCTCGTGCTCAACGCCATCTTCCACCTCGAGGCCTCGCCGGGCAACCTGCCCGCGGCCGACGTCGCCGCCATCAGCCGTCATCCGGCCATCAAGGCCGCGATCCCGATCGCCGTGGGCGACAATTTCCAGGGCTGGCGCATCGTCGGCACGACGCCGGCTTACTTCGACGTCGAATACCTGCCCGGCCGGAAATACGCGTTCGCGTCCGGAGGCAAACTGTTCGCCGACGGCACGCGTGAGGCGGTGGTCGGCGCCTATGCGGCGAAACAGCTCGGCTGGAAAACCGGCGACACGTTCCAGCCCTACCACGGCCTCGCCTTCGACCCGCAGGCGCAGCACGAGGAGGTTTACACCGTGGTCGGCGTGCTCGCGCCCACCGGCACGCCTGCCGACCGCGTGATCTGGATTCCGCTCGCCGGCGTGCAGACCATGGGCGGACACGATCCGCGCGCGGCCGCCGACGTGAGCGCCGTGCTCATCCAGCTGCGTGCACCGACGGCCGGGCTCATGCTCGACATGATGCTTAACAAGCAGGGCAACAAGATGACCTTTGCCTATCCCATCGGGGCCATCGTGGCCGATCTGTTCAACAAGATCAGCTGGGTGGACAAGGTGCTCACGCTGCTTGCCTGGCTGGTGGCACTCGTCGCCTCCGCCTCGGTGCTCGTGAGCATCTACAACTCCATGAGTGCCCGCCAGCGCGACATCGCCATCCTGCGCGCCCTCGGCGCGCGCCGGCGCACAGTCTTTGGCGCCATCGTCGGTGAGGCGGCCGTCATCGGATTGTTGGGCTCGGTGACCGGACTCGCGGTGTTCGTCGGCTTCGCCGCGGTCGTGACCGGCATCATCCAGGCGCAGACCGGCGTCGTGCTCGAACCGCTGAAGTGGAATCCGGTTTTCTGGTGGGGCCCGCTGACCTTCGTGGGCCTGTGCATGCTCGGCGGCCTCGTGCCCGCCGTGAAAGCCTACCGCGTCCCCGTCGCCGAGACGATCGCACCGGTATCGTAG